A genomic segment from Agrobacterium vitis encodes:
- a CDS encoding MBL fold metallo-hydrolase, translated as MNDHLVILGSKGGPAIRPGGPNPTSMLLTLGGRRIVVDCGLGVTRGVVETGMSLKELDLVFITHLHSDHVLELGGLLHTAWTTGLAEPVLVYGPLGTQQLWQGFLASLDYDIRTRIEDEGRPDPAELITIIEYGEGPIFVENGLTVSALRVDHPPVTECFALRFCYGEKSVVLSSDTAYFPPLAQFAAGTDILVHEAMLPEGVDNIVARTGNGARLREHLYASHTLAEDAGRLANAAGVKKLVLNHLIPADDPAFGEADWRRALSTAWHGPLVIARDGVCIPF; from the coding sequence ATGAACGATCATCTTGTCATTCTGGGCAGTAAGGGCGGCCCTGCGATCCGCCCCGGCGGCCCCAATCCCACATCGATGCTGCTGACACTCGGCGGACGCCGCATTGTCGTCGATTGCGGCCTTGGCGTGACGCGCGGGGTGGTAGAGACTGGCATGTCGTTGAAAGAACTGGATCTTGTATTCATTACCCACCTCCATTCCGATCATGTATTGGAGCTTGGTGGGCTTCTCCATACGGCCTGGACGACGGGGCTTGCAGAGCCGGTGCTCGTCTATGGGCCTTTGGGCACGCAGCAGCTATGGCAGGGGTTTCTCGCCTCGCTTGACTATGACATCCGCACGCGAATCGAAGATGAGGGCAGGCCCGATCCGGCGGAATTGATCACCATCATCGAATATGGCGAAGGGCCGATTTTTGTCGAAAACGGCTTGACGGTGTCGGCATTGCGCGTTGACCATCCACCCGTGACGGAATGCTTTGCCCTGCGGTTTTGCTACGGCGAAAAATCGGTCGTGCTGTCGTCCGATACGGCCTATTTTCCGCCGCTGGCACAGTTTGCGGCTGGGACCGACATTCTCGTTCATGAGGCCATGTTGCCGGAGGGTGTGGACAACATCGTTGCCCGAACTGGCAATGGCGCTCGCCTGCGAGAGCATCTCTACGCGTCGCACACGCTTGCCGAAGATGCCGGACGGTTGGCAAATGCCGCGGGTGTGAAAAAGCTCGTGCTCAATCATCTCATTCCTGCCGATGATCCGGCTTTTGGCGAGGCGGATTGGCGCCGTGCGCTTTCTACCGCCTGGCATGGACCATTGGTCATCGCCCGTGACGGGGTTTGTATCCCGTTCTGA
- the gndA gene encoding NADP-dependent phosphogluconate dehydrogenase: MQQAEIGLIGLGVMGSNLALNIAEKGNRIAVFNRTPARTHEFIGEAGDLAGNIIGCDTIEEFVAAIRPPRPIIIMIKAGDAVDQQMELLKPHLSANDIMIDAGNANFRDTIRRFDNLKDSGLTFIGMGVSGGEEGARHGPSIMVGGLEESWKRVEKVLTSISAKFNGDPCVAWLGNDGAGHFVKTIHNGIEYADMQMIAEIYGILRDGLGMSASEIGDVFGQWNKGRLNSYLIEISEKVLKAKDPITGNPMVDVIVDAAGQKGTGKWSVIEAQNLGVAATGIEAAVAGRVLSSQKQERVAAEAIFGLPKPTEKPHDGMAFLADLESALLAAKIAAYAQGFAVMAAASKEFGWSLPMPTIAKIWREGCIIRSQFLDEITSAFTKDPDVANLIVTPAFSKMVKDSDAALRRVVSYAALSGLPVPALSSALSYFDSYRRGRGTANLIQAQRDFFGAHGFARVDGKDYPHGPWGSGAAIY, from the coding sequence ATGCAGCAGGCGGAAATCGGACTGATCGGCCTTGGCGTTATGGGATCGAACCTGGCGCTCAATATTGCCGAGAAAGGCAACCGCATCGCGGTCTTCAACCGGACACCGGCGCGCACGCATGAATTCATCGGCGAGGCCGGCGACCTTGCTGGCAATATTATCGGCTGCGATACGATTGAGGAGTTTGTCGCCGCCATTCGCCCGCCACGCCCGATCATCATCATGATCAAGGCCGGTGACGCAGTCGATCAGCAGATGGAATTGCTGAAGCCGCATCTTTCGGCCAATGACATCATGATCGATGCGGGCAATGCCAATTTCCGCGACACGATCCGCCGGTTCGACAATCTGAAGGATAGCGGCCTGACCTTTATCGGCATGGGCGTTTCCGGTGGTGAAGAAGGTGCCCGTCACGGCCCTTCGATCATGGTTGGTGGTCTGGAAGAAAGCTGGAAGCGGGTCGAGAAGGTTCTCACCTCGATTTCCGCCAAGTTCAATGGCGACCCCTGCGTGGCCTGGCTCGGCAACGATGGAGCCGGTCATTTCGTCAAGACCATCCATAATGGTATCGAATATGCCGATATGCAGATGATTGCCGAAATCTACGGCATCCTGCGTGATGGACTTGGCATGTCGGCCAGCGAAATCGGCGATGTATTCGGCCAGTGGAACAAGGGTCGCCTGAATTCCTACCTGATCGAAATCTCAGAAAAGGTGCTGAAGGCCAAGGACCCGATTACAGGCAATCCGATGGTAGACGTCATCGTCGATGCCGCAGGCCAGAAAGGCACCGGCAAATGGTCGGTGATCGAAGCGCAGAATCTCGGCGTGGCCGCGACCGGCATTGAGGCTGCTGTGGCGGGACGTGTCCTGTCGTCGCAAAAGCAGGAGCGCGTTGCGGCGGAAGCAATTTTCGGCCTGCCGAAGCCCACCGAAAAGCCCCATGATGGCATGGCTTTCCTGGCCGATCTGGAAAGCGCATTGCTGGCGGCAAAAATCGCTGCCTATGCCCAGGGCTTCGCTGTGATGGCTGCTGCCTCCAAGGAATTCGGCTGGTCGCTGCCGATGCCGACGATTGCAAAAATCTGGCGCGAAGGCTGCATCATCCGCTCGCAATTCCTCGACGAGATCACCTCGGCCTTTACCAAGGATCCGGACGTGGCAAACCTGATCGTCACGCCCGCCTTCTCGAAAATGGTCAAGGATAGCGATGCAGCACTTCGCCGCGTCGTCTCCTATGCAGCGCTTTCCGGCCTGCCGGTTCCGGCCCTTTCCTCGGCGCTGTCCTACTTTGACAGCTACCGTCGCGGTCGCGGCACCGCCAACCTCATCCAGGCGCAGCGCGACTTCTTCGGCGCCCACGGTTTTGCGCGGGTGGACGGCAAGGATTATCCGCATGGCCCCTGGGGCAGCGGCGCGGCGATCTACTGA
- the ccoS gene encoding cbb3-type cytochrome oxidase assembly protein CcoS, with amino-acid sequence MNMLIYLIPIALLMGGIGLAAFLWSLKSGQYEDMDGAAWRVITDDDDHP; translated from the coding sequence ATGAACATGCTGATCTATCTTATTCCTATCGCCTTGTTGATGGGCGGCATCGGCCTTGCCGCCTTTCTCTGGTCGCTGAAAAGCGGCCAATATGAGGATATGGATGGCGCGGCGTGGCGGGTGATCACCGACGACGACGACCATCCCTGA
- a CDS encoding cation-translocating P-type ATPase encodes MSCCAAGSEAALDLERSGALLPSSEEIRLASRDLGEGLTQVDFSVPGVYCGACITKIETALKRLPAVERARVNLSTRRVGVVWRARIAEEGPFIDRQAGPILCDSGFDPVELARTIASVGYSCHLFTPQDLASDLLLKQLIRAVAVTGFAATNIMLLSVSVWSGADASTRDLFHWISALIAAPALIYGGRFFYQSAWTALRHRRTNMDVPIAIGISLSYFSSLWETIHHGEHAYFDATASLLFFLLIGRALDHMMRDRARSAISGLARLNPRGATVVGADGSREYRLVDDIKVGEHVAISAGERIALDGTVIAGTSDLDVSIVNGESAPQTVGPGDAVQAGTLSLTGSLTVKATAQARDSFLSEIIRLMEAAEGGKAHYRRIADRASQLYAPVVHLLALTSFIVWGLYDGDWKHALMVAIAVLIITCPCALGLAVPVVQVVAAGKLFQRGIMVKDGSAMERLAKVDAVAFDKTGTLTLGRPMPVDINRASPGMISIAAGLAAHSRHPLSQSLWRSASSNYAAGAIRNFSGVTEIPGSGVEADAPEGRYRLGNRRFALGSGEGEADGPALSEVILSLNGYSLGCFRFEDSLRPSAAEVIAGLQTEGMRVTILSGDRRPVVNALAARLGVDAAEAELSPSGKAKFCASADEAGQHLLMVGDGINDAPALSAAYVSMAPATAADVGRQAADFVFMHDGLDAVPFAINVSRRAGQLIRENFVLAIGYNVLAVPVALLGYATPLIAAVAMSTSSIIVVANALRLNGLGGFTRKTDAHALQPASNRKPLGIAA; translated from the coding sequence ATCCTCGGAGGAAATCCGGCTGGCAAGCCGGGATCTGGGCGAGGGATTGACCCAGGTGGATTTCAGCGTACCCGGCGTCTATTGCGGCGCCTGCATCACCAAAATCGAGACAGCCTTAAAACGTCTGCCTGCCGTCGAGCGAGCCCGCGTCAACCTCTCCACCCGGCGTGTCGGTGTCGTCTGGCGGGCAAGGATTGCGGAGGAGGGGCCGTTCATCGACAGACAAGCAGGCCCGATTCTGTGCGATAGCGGCTTCGATCCGGTGGAGCTTGCGCGCACCATTGCATCAGTCGGCTATAGCTGCCACTTGTTCACGCCGCAGGATCTGGCGTCCGATCTGCTGTTGAAGCAATTGATCCGGGCGGTTGCCGTCACAGGCTTTGCCGCCACCAATATCATGCTGCTGTCGGTCTCCGTCTGGTCCGGAGCGGATGCATCGACGCGGGATCTGTTCCACTGGATTTCGGCACTGATTGCCGCCCCGGCCCTGATCTATGGCGGGCGGTTCTTCTATCAATCGGCCTGGACTGCGCTGCGGCACCGGCGCACCAATATGGATGTGCCGATTGCCATTGGCATCTCGCTTTCCTATTTTTCCTCGCTGTGGGAAACCATTCATCACGGCGAACATGCCTATTTCGATGCAACGGCGTCGCTGCTGTTTTTCCTGCTGATCGGCCGGGCGCTGGACCATATGATGCGCGACCGCGCCCGTTCGGCTATCAGCGGCCTGGCGCGGCTCAATCCGCGCGGCGCCACCGTTGTCGGCGCAGACGGCAGCCGGGAATATCGGCTAGTCGATGACATCAAGGTTGGCGAGCATGTCGCCATCTCCGCTGGCGAGCGTATAGCGCTTGATGGCACCGTCATCGCCGGGACCAGCGATCTCGATGTCTCCATCGTCAATGGTGAAAGTGCGCCGCAAACCGTCGGACCTGGCGATGCCGTGCAGGCGGGAACGCTGAGCCTCACCGGATCGCTGACGGTCAAGGCGACTGCACAGGCACGCGATTCCTTCCTGTCGGAAATCATCCGGCTGATGGAGGCGGCAGAAGGTGGCAAGGCGCATTATCGCCGCATCGCCGACCGCGCCTCGCAGCTTTATGCGCCTGTCGTTCATCTGCTGGCTCTCACCTCCTTCATTGTCTGGGGGCTTTATGACGGCGACTGGAAACATGCGCTGATGGTGGCGATTGCCGTGCTGATCATTACCTGCCCTTGCGCATTGGGTCTGGCCGTGCCGGTCGTGCAGGTGGTGGCAGCCGGAAAACTGTTCCAGCGCGGCATCATGGTCAAGGACGGCTCGGCCATGGAGCGCCTGGCCAAGGTGGATGCCGTCGCCTTCGACAAAACCGGCACGCTGACGCTTGGCCGTCCCATGCCCGTCGATATCAACAGGGCCAGTCCCGGCATGATCTCCATCGCCGCCGGGCTTGCGGCTCATTCCCGTCATCCGCTGTCACAGTCCCTGTGGCGCAGCGCCTCGTCCAATTACGCAGCCGGGGCAATCCGCAATTTCTCCGGTGTGACGGAAATTCCGGGTAGCGGCGTTGAGGCCGACGCGCCGGAAGGGCGCTACCGGCTCGGAAACCGCCGCTTTGCACTCGGCTCTGGCGAGGGTGAGGCCGATGGTCCGGCTCTGTCAGAAGTCATTCTTTCGCTGAATGGTTACAGTCTCGGCTGTTTCCGCTTCGAAGACAGCCTTCGCCCCAGTGCGGCGGAGGTTATTGCCGGGCTTCAAACTGAAGGCATGAGGGTCACAATCCTGTCGGGAGACAGGAGGCCGGTGGTGAATGCGCTTGCGGCACGGCTTGGTGTGGATGCGGCAGAGGCGGAGCTTTCGCCATCCGGCAAGGCAAAATTTTGCGCGTCAGCGGACGAGGCCGGGCAGCATCTGCTGATGGTGGGCGATGGCATTAATGACGCGCCGGCGCTATCGGCAGCCTATGTCTCCATGGCACCGGCCACCGCCGCCGATGTCGGGCGCCAAGCCGCCGACTTTGTCTTCATGCATGATGGGCTCGATGCCGTGCCTTTCGCCATAAACGTCTCCCGCCGGGCAGGGCAGTTGATCCGCGAGAATTTCGTGCTGGCAATCGGCTATAACGTGCTGGCCGTGCCGGTCGCGTTGCTGGGCTATGCCACGCCGCTGATTGCCGCAGTCGCCATGTCGACCTCCTCGATCATCGTGGTCGCCAATGCGCTGCGGCTAAACGGGTTGGGCGGATTTACCCGCAAGACTGATGCTCATGCCCTTCAACCGGCATCAAACCGCAAACCGCTGGGAATAGCCGCATGA